The proteins below come from a single Mycobacterium parmense genomic window:
- a CDS encoding LysR family transcriptional regulator: MPLSPRMPDLASFEVFLAIAETGSLGRAARELGLTQQAISRRLASMEAQIGVTLAVRTTRGSQLTPAGLIVADWAARLLEVANEIDAGLGSLRKEGRERIRVAASQTIAEQVMPHWLLSLQSEASRRGATAPQVILTATNSEHAIASVRDGTADLGFVENPGPPKGLGSCVVGQDELVIVVPPGHKWARRSRVVTAAEVAQTPLVAREPHSGIRDSLAAALRRVLGEDMEQAAPVMELSSAAAMRAAVLAGAGPAAMSRLAVADDLAVGRLLAVTVPGLDLRRKFRAIWVGGRTPPAGAIRELLSHITSRAPK, encoded by the coding sequence ATGCCGCTCAGCCCCCGCATGCCCGACCTCGCCTCGTTCGAGGTCTTCTTGGCGATCGCCGAGACGGGCAGCCTCGGCCGCGCCGCGCGCGAACTGGGGCTGACCCAGCAGGCGATATCGCGGCGGCTCGCGTCGATGGAGGCCCAGATCGGGGTCACATTGGCCGTGCGGACCACGCGCGGTTCGCAACTGACGCCCGCGGGCCTGATCGTCGCGGACTGGGCGGCGCGGTTGCTCGAAGTCGCCAACGAGATCGACGCGGGCCTGGGCTCGCTGCGCAAGGAGGGCCGCGAACGCATCAGAGTGGCGGCCAGCCAGACGATCGCCGAACAGGTGATGCCGCACTGGCTGCTGTCGTTGCAGAGCGAGGCGTCGCGGCGCGGCGCCACCGCACCCCAGGTGATCCTGACCGCCACCAACAGCGAGCACGCCATCGCCTCGGTGCGCGACGGCACGGCAGACCTCGGCTTCGTTGAGAATCCCGGCCCACCAAAGGGTCTGGGAAGTTGCGTGGTGGGGCAGGACGAGTTGGTGATCGTGGTGCCGCCGGGCCACAAGTGGGCCCGACGGTCGCGGGTGGTGACCGCGGCCGAGGTCGCACAGACTCCTCTGGTTGCGCGCGAACCACATTCGGGCATCCGCGATTCGCTGGCGGCGGCACTGCGCCGGGTGTTGGGCGAGGATATGGAACAGGCCGCTCCCGTCATGGAATTGAGTTCGGCGGCGGCGATGCGCGCCGCCGTCCTGGCCGGGGCCGGGCCGGCGGCGATGAGCCGGTTGGCGGTGGCCGACGATTTGGCCGTCGGCCGGCTGCTCGCGGTGACCGTCCCGGGGTTGGACCTGCGGCGCAAGTTTCGCGCCATCTGGGTCGGCGGGCGCACCCCGCCCGCCGGGGCGATCCGGGAGTTGCTGAGCCACATCACCAGTCGCGCACCGAAGTAG
- a CDS encoding Na+/H+ antiporter: MFGLVLIVALVSTVIVGTVLGRRYRVGPPVLLILLGALLGLIPRFGEVRIDGEIVLLLFLPAILYWESMNTSFREIRANARVIVFLSIGLVIATSVAVSWTARALGMESHAAAVLGAVLSPTDAAAVAGLAKKLPRRSLTVLRGESLINDGTALVLFAVSVSVAMGGHPVSPAALTFRFIASYVGGIAAGLLVGALVVLLRQKIDAPLEEGALSLLTPFAAFLLAQAFDCSGVVAVLLSAFVMTYFGPKVIRARSRLQAFAFWDITTFLINGSLWVFVGVQIPGAVRGIDHVDGGLRHAVFLALVVTAVIVASRFFWGEATTAVLRLVDRREVQRARRVDWRQRMVTAWAGFRGAVSLAAALAIPMTTNSGRPFPDRNLIVFVVVIVILITVIVQGTTLPAVVRWAQMPDDVAHAEELRLARTRGTQAALDALPAIADELGVDHDMLQRVQQEYEKHAALVMATEDGSDSHLAERKDLIRRMRLGALQHKRHAITALRNQNLIDDIVLRELQAEMDLEEVQLLDQADGE; this comes from the coding sequence GTGTTTGGCCTCGTCCTCATCGTTGCTCTCGTCTCCACCGTCATCGTCGGGACAGTCCTGGGCCGCCGCTATCGGGTGGGCCCGCCCGTCCTGCTGATCCTGCTGGGGGCCCTGCTGGGGCTCATTCCCCGGTTCGGCGAGGTTCGGATCGACGGTGAGATCGTGTTGCTGCTGTTCCTCCCGGCGATCCTCTACTGGGAAAGCATGAACACCAGCTTCCGCGAGATCCGGGCGAACGCACGCGTGATCGTCTTCCTCAGTATCGGCCTGGTGATCGCCACCTCGGTGGCGGTGTCGTGGACGGCGCGGGCCCTCGGCATGGAGTCGCACGCGGCCGCGGTCCTCGGCGCGGTGCTCTCCCCCACCGACGCTGCCGCCGTGGCCGGCCTCGCGAAGAAACTGCCCCGCCGCTCGCTGACCGTGCTGCGCGGCGAGAGCCTCATCAACGACGGCACCGCGCTGGTCCTGTTCGCCGTCAGTGTCTCGGTCGCAATGGGCGGCCACCCGGTCAGCCCCGCCGCCCTGACCTTCCGCTTCATCGCCTCCTACGTCGGAGGCATTGCCGCCGGACTGCTGGTGGGAGCGCTGGTGGTGTTGTTGCGGCAGAAGATCGACGCACCTCTCGAAGAGGGCGCGCTGAGCCTGCTCACCCCGTTCGCGGCGTTCCTGCTGGCGCAGGCGTTCGACTGCAGCGGGGTGGTCGCCGTGCTGCTGTCGGCTTTTGTGATGACATACTTCGGGCCGAAGGTGATCCGGGCCCGATCCCGGCTGCAGGCCTTCGCGTTCTGGGACATCACCACCTTCCTGATCAACGGCTCGCTGTGGGTGTTCGTCGGCGTCCAGATTCCCGGCGCGGTGCGGGGGATCGACCATGTCGACGGGGGCCTGCGCCACGCCGTCTTCCTCGCCCTCGTCGTGACCGCCGTCATCGTCGCGTCGCGATTCTTCTGGGGGGAGGCCACCACCGCAGTGCTGCGGCTGGTCGACCGGCGTGAAGTCCAGCGTGCCCGCCGGGTCGACTGGCGTCAGCGCATGGTGACCGCCTGGGCGGGCTTCCGCGGCGCGGTGTCGCTGGCCGCGGCGCTGGCCATTCCGATGACGACCAATTCCGGGCGCCCCTTCCCGGACCGCAACCTCATCGTTTTCGTGGTGGTGATCGTCATCCTCATCACGGTCATCGTCCAGGGCACGACGCTGCCCGCGGTCGTGCGCTGGGCGCAGATGCCCGACGACGTCGCCCACGCCGAGGAGTTACGGCTGGCCCGCACCCGCGGCACGCAGGCCGCGCTCGACGCGCTGCCCGCGATCGCCGACGAGCTGGGCGTCGACCACGACATGCTGCAACGCGTGCAACAGGAATACGAGAAGCACGCCGCCTTGGTGATGGCCACCGAGGACGGCTCGGACAGCCACCTGGCCGAGCGCAAAGATCTGATCCGCCGGATGCGCCTCGGCGCGCTGCAGCACAAGCGGCACGCGATCACCGCCCTGCGCAACCAGAACCTGATCGACGACATCGTGCTGCGCGAGTTGCAGGCCGAGATGGACCTGGAGGAAGTGCAACTCCTCGACCAGGCGGACGGCGAGTAA
- a CDS encoding SDR family NAD(P)-dependent oxidoreductase translates to MSKLAVITGASSGLGAIFAEQLAQRGHSLVLAGRDEPRLKAVAARIEQEVELVVGDLGTDEGVHQLLSRLDGRAIDLLVNNAGFGTYGPFADIDADREASLIGVNIGALTRLTHAVLPGMLARGKGAILNVASTIAFQPGTYQATYGASKAFVLSLSQALWAETRGSGVTVTALCPGPTRTGFVDALESDVSHPAVYRRLAAPEPVVAAGLRGVERGRAVVVPGWRWRVLTAGGRLMPGWMSALVSARMLRPGT, encoded by the coding sequence ATGTCGAAACTAGCCGTCATCACCGGCGCCAGCTCGGGCCTGGGAGCGATCTTCGCCGAACAGCTGGCCCAGCGTGGCCACTCACTGGTGCTCGCCGGACGCGACGAGCCCCGGCTCAAAGCCGTTGCGGCGCGCATCGAGCAGGAGGTCGAACTGGTCGTCGGCGACCTCGGCACCGACGAGGGCGTCCACCAGCTGCTGTCCCGGCTCGACGGGCGCGCGATCGACCTCCTGGTGAATAACGCCGGGTTCGGCACCTACGGCCCGTTCGCGGACATCGACGCCGACCGCGAGGCCAGCCTGATCGGGGTCAACATCGGCGCGCTGACCAGGCTGACCCACGCCGTGTTGCCGGGCATGCTCGCCCGCGGCAAGGGCGCAATCCTGAATGTCGCATCCACCATCGCGTTCCAGCCCGGCACCTACCAGGCAACCTACGGTGCCTCGAAGGCGTTCGTGCTGTCCCTGAGCCAGGCCCTCTGGGCCGAGACCCGCGGTTCGGGCGTGACCGTGACGGCGTTATGCCCGGGGCCCACCCGGACCGGCTTCGTCGACGCGCTGGAATCCGATGTCTCACACCCCGCGGTCTACCGGCGCCTCGCCGCACCGGAACCGGTGGTGGCGGCGGGCCTGCGGGGCGTGGAGCGCGGACGCGCCGTCGTGGTCCCGGGGTGGCGGTGGCGGGTGCTGACGGCGGGCGGCCGGCTGATGCCCGGCTGGATGTCCGCCCTCGTCAGCGCCAGGATGCTGCGGCCGGGGACCTGA
- a CDS encoding phosphoadenylyl-sulfate reductase: MSEVVTEFTEERLRELAERGAAEMEGADAKDILRWADEHFGGPKGPRDWATCGWVVACNMQEALTVSLAADVRPGVPVVFLDTGYHFAETLGTRDAVESVYDIHLLNVLPEHTVEEQDRLMGKDLFARDPNECCRLRKVLPLRKALSGYSAWVTGLRRVESPTRANAPVISYDESFGLVKVNPIVAWTDEDVDDYIQKNGVLVNPLVEEGYPSIGCAPCTRKPAPGEDPRSGRWAGRNKTECGLHSS, encoded by the coding sequence ATGAGCGAAGTGGTAACCGAATTCACCGAGGAGCGGCTGCGGGAGCTGGCCGAGCGCGGCGCGGCCGAAATGGAGGGCGCCGACGCCAAAGACATCCTGCGGTGGGCCGACGAGCATTTCGGCGGGCCGAAGGGTCCGCGCGACTGGGCGACCTGCGGCTGGGTGGTGGCCTGCAACATGCAGGAGGCGCTGACGGTGTCGCTGGCGGCCGACGTGCGGCCGGGCGTGCCGGTGGTGTTCCTGGACACCGGCTATCACTTCGCCGAGACGCTGGGCACCCGCGATGCCGTCGAATCCGTCTATGACATCCACCTGCTCAACGTCCTCCCCGAGCACACCGTGGAGGAGCAGGACCGGCTGATGGGCAAGGACCTGTTCGCCCGCGACCCCAACGAGTGCTGCCGGCTGCGCAAGGTCCTCCCGCTGCGCAAGGCGCTGAGCGGTTACTCGGCGTGGGTGACCGGGCTGCGCCGGGTGGAGTCGCCGACCCGCGCCAATGCCCCGGTGATCAGCTACGACGAGTCGTTCGGGCTGGTCAAGGTCAACCCGATCGTGGCGTGGACCGACGAGGACGTCGACGACTACATCCAGAAGAACGGCGTACTGGTCAATCCGCTGGTCGAGGAGGGCTACCCGTCGATCGGCTGCGCCCCCTGCACCAGGAAGCCGGCTCCCGGCGAGGACCCGCGCAGCGGGCGCTGGGCGGGCCGCAACAAGACCGAGTGCGGGTTGCACTCGTCATGA
- a CDS encoding DUF1707 domain-containing protein — translation MAGRAGDRDREKAAAQLGQALAQGYLRIDEYDERAQAAFQAHTTAELRELLADLPLERIRRADPQRRQARAAAARLGVHVHLVGYLAMALIVLAVWGGVAATTGATYFWPIWPILGGAIGLVSHAAGVHPCTTLGTIKNK, via the coding sequence ATGGCCGGCCGCGCCGGCGACCGCGACCGCGAGAAGGCGGCCGCACAGCTGGGCCAGGCCCTCGCCCAGGGTTACCTGCGGATCGACGAATACGACGAACGGGCACAGGCGGCGTTCCAGGCGCACACCACCGCGGAGCTGCGGGAACTGCTCGCCGACCTGCCGCTCGAGCGCATCCGGCGGGCCGATCCCCAACGGCGACAGGCCCGGGCGGCCGCGGCACGGCTCGGGGTGCACGTGCACCTCGTCGGCTACCTCGCGATGGCCCTGATTGTGCTCGCGGTGTGGGGCGGGGTCGCGGCGACCACCGGCGCGACCTACTTCTGGCCGATCTGGCCGATCCTCGGCGGTGCGATCGGGCTCGTCAGCCACGCCGCCGGCGTCCACCCCTGCACGACACTCGGGACAATTAAGAACAAGTAA
- a CDS encoding TetR/AcrR family transcriptional regulator, which produces MAVQRRRATAARRDTYHHGDLKRALTSAALSLVAEKGPKGFTLTEAARRAGVSAAAPYRHFADKAELLAAVAEQGFRELHAALTAAGAGAPKARVIELGRAYVRWAVTHPDHYRVMFGAEIDKSDHPALAVAADEAFGDLLGVIAACREAGMFAGRDPREVAAPLWSLVHGVASLAIGGELGAVGIVEDPETIVVDVVGRMLG; this is translated from the coding sequence ATGGCAGTGCAGCGGAGGAGAGCCACGGCGGCGCGCCGGGACACCTATCACCACGGCGACCTCAAGCGCGCGCTGACCAGCGCCGCGCTGTCCCTGGTCGCCGAGAAGGGGCCCAAGGGGTTCACGCTGACCGAGGCCGCGCGCCGCGCCGGCGTGAGCGCCGCGGCCCCGTATCGGCATTTCGCCGACAAGGCCGAGCTGCTGGCCGCGGTCGCCGAACAGGGTTTCCGCGAGCTGCACGCCGCGTTGACCGCGGCCGGCGCGGGGGCGCCGAAGGCCCGGGTGATCGAGCTCGGGCGGGCCTACGTGCGTTGGGCCGTCACCCATCCCGACCACTACCGGGTGATGTTCGGCGCCGAGATCGACAAGAGCGACCACCCGGCGCTGGCGGTCGCCGCCGACGAGGCGTTCGGCGACCTGCTCGGCGTCATCGCGGCGTGCCGGGAGGCGGGGATGTTCGCCGGCCGCGACCCTCGCGAGGTTGCCGCGCCGCTCTGGTCGCTGGTGCACGGGGTGGCGTCGCTGGCTATCGGCGGGGAGCTCGGCGCCGTCGGCATCGTCGAGGACCCGGAGACCATCGTCGTCGACGTGGTGGGCCGGATGCTGGGTTAG
- a CDS encoding sirohydrochlorin chelatase — MSTLVLTAHGSRDPRSGANAGAVAARVRLLRPGLDVRLAFLDLNEPGLVDVLAGLPDSRRAVVTPLLLASAYHARRDIPKQIAEAGAHGVGQADVLGEDDRLVSVLRERLSRVGVSALDDDLGVMVVAIGSSDAAANARTAQVASRLAAGTSWVGAATGFSTRPDASVARAAHQLRRRGARRLVIAPWFLAPGLFTDKLAAYARDNGIPMAAPLGAHPLVAETVLDRYDQALAQNAAA; from the coding sequence ATGAGCACACTCGTCCTGACTGCCCACGGGAGCAGGGATCCGCGATCGGGCGCCAACGCCGGCGCCGTGGCCGCCCGGGTGCGGCTGCTGCGGCCCGGTCTCGACGTGCGGCTGGCGTTTCTCGACCTCAACGAGCCCGGCCTGGTCGACGTGCTCGCCGGCCTGCCGGACAGCCGCCGCGCGGTGGTCACGCCGCTGCTGCTGGCCAGCGCCTACCACGCGCGCCGCGACATTCCCAAACAGATCGCCGAGGCCGGCGCACACGGCGTCGGGCAGGCCGACGTCCTCGGCGAGGACGACAGGCTGGTGTCGGTCCTGCGCGAACGCCTCAGCCGCGTCGGCGTTTCCGCGCTCGACGACGACCTCGGCGTGATGGTGGTAGCGATCGGCTCGTCGGATGCCGCGGCAAACGCGCGCACCGCGCAGGTCGCCTCCCGGCTGGCGGCGGGGACCAGCTGGGTCGGCGCGGCGACCGGGTTTTCCACCCGGCCCGACGCGTCGGTGGCCCGGGCGGCGCACCAGTTGCGCCGCCGCGGCGCCCGCCGGCTCGTCATCGCGCCGTGGTTCCTGGCGCCCGGCCTGTTCACCGACAAGCTGGCGGCCTACGCCCGCGACAACGGCATCCCGATGGCCGCGCCGCTGGGCGCGCACCCGCTGGTCGCCGAGACCGTGCTCGACCGCTACGATCAGGCGCTGGCCCAGAACGCGGCGGCCTGA
- a CDS encoding FAD-dependent oxidoreductase, with translation MRSLTSTEGGHVRQYHVAIVGSGPSGFFAAASLLKAADADDQMDVAVDMLEMLPTPWGLVRSGVAPDHPKIKSVSAQFERTAEDPRFRFFGNVKVGEQVTAAELAERYDAVIYAVGAQSDRALGIPGEDLPGSVAAVDFVGWYNAHPHFEEMAPDLSCARAVVVGNGNVAVDVARMLVTEPDVLALTDIADHALETLRPCGVKEVMLVGRRGPLEAAFTTVELRELGELDGVDVVVDPADLANISDEDAAAAGKITKNNIKILREYAGRTLQPENRRIVLRFFTSPIEIKGEDRVESIVLGRNELVTDASGRMVAKDTGAREELPAQLVVRSVGYRGVAIPGVAFDDRAGTIPHTNGRIEGSRNEYVAGWIKRGPSGVIGTNKKCSQETVDTVLADLAGTESTGRGNGYADELADWLASRQPHLVTAAHWELIDRFEREAGERHGRPRAKLANLNELLRIAHG, from the coding sequence ATGAGATCATTGACATCCACAGAGGGAGGCCATGTGCGTCAATACCACGTTGCGATAGTGGGTTCCGGCCCATCGGGATTCTTCGCGGCCGCATCACTGCTGAAAGCCGCCGACGCCGACGACCAGATGGACGTCGCGGTCGACATGCTCGAGATGCTGCCCACACCCTGGGGTTTGGTGCGCTCCGGCGTTGCTCCCGATCACCCCAAGATCAAGTCGGTGAGCGCGCAGTTCGAGAGAACCGCCGAGGACCCGCGGTTCCGCTTCTTCGGCAATGTCAAAGTCGGTGAGCAGGTGACCGCAGCCGAACTCGCCGAGCGCTACGACGCGGTGATCTACGCCGTCGGCGCCCAGTCCGACCGCGCCCTGGGCATTCCCGGCGAGGACCTGCCCGGCAGCGTCGCCGCGGTCGACTTCGTCGGGTGGTACAACGCCCACCCGCACTTCGAGGAGATGGCGCCCGATCTGTCGTGCGCCCGCGCCGTCGTGGTGGGCAACGGCAACGTCGCGGTCGACGTCGCACGCATGCTGGTCACCGAGCCCGACGTGCTGGCGCTCACCGACATCGCCGACCACGCGCTGGAGACGTTGCGCCCCTGCGGCGTCAAGGAAGTGATGCTCGTCGGCCGCCGCGGCCCGCTGGAAGCCGCGTTCACCACGGTGGAACTGCGCGAGCTCGGCGAGCTCGACGGCGTCGACGTCGTGGTCGACCCGGCCGACCTGGCGAACATCAGCGACGAGGACGCGGCCGCCGCGGGCAAGATCACCAAGAACAACATCAAGATCCTGCGCGAGTACGCCGGGCGCACCCTGCAGCCGGAGAACCGCCGAATCGTGTTGCGGTTCTTCACCTCACCGATCGAGATCAAGGGCGAGGACCGGGTCGAGAGCATCGTGCTGGGACGCAACGAGCTGGTCACCGACGCCAGCGGCCGGATGGTGGCCAAGGACACCGGCGCGCGCGAGGAGCTGCCCGCGCAACTGGTGGTGCGCTCGGTGGGTTACCGCGGTGTGGCAATCCCGGGGGTGGCGTTCGACGACCGGGCCGGGACCATCCCGCACACCAACGGCCGGATCGAGGGCAGCCGCAACGAGTACGTGGCCGGCTGGATCAAGCGCGGGCCGTCCGGGGTGATCGGCACCAACAAGAAGTGCTCCCAGGAGACCGTCGACACCGTGCTCGCCGATCTGGCCGGTACCGAATCCACCGGCCGCGGCAACGGCTATGCTGACGAACTTGCCGATTGGCTAGCCTCGCGCCAGCCGCATCTGGTTACCGCAGCCCACTGGGAGTTGATCGACCGATTCGAACGTGAAGCCGGCGAGCGGCACGGACGCCCCCGCGCCAAGCTGGCCAACCTGAACGAGTTGCTGCGCATCGCACACGGCTGA
- a CDS encoding alpha/beta hydrolase — MRKARIVHIVRQIGSLAVTAVTAASTLNGYRPLARKGYLSLFSWMFGLVVTELPLQTLLSQLGGLALTARRLNPPVRAAAWLVAAVSAVGLANFSRAGHLANAPLSEALDRGLGPARRTESAGLWRRPAGAGIAKAPGFLRMMRIYRDYAHDSDISYGEYGSANFLDIWRRPDLDPSGKAPVLFQIPGGAWTTGNKRGQAHPLMSHLAELGWICVAVNYRHSPRNTWPDHIVDVKRALAWVKAHIAEYGGDPEFIAITGGSAGGHLSSLAALTPNDPQFQPGFEDADTRVQAAVPFYGVYDFTRFDDAMHPMMPGLLVKSVLKQRPSTHMQTFVTASPVNHVGPDAPPFFVLHGRNDSLVPVEQARGFVTALREASRQPVVYAELPCTQHAFDIFGSARAAHTAVAVEQFLAEVYASRRQAEVA; from the coding sequence ATGCGGAAAGCGCGAATCGTCCATATCGTCCGGCAGATTGGGTCGTTGGCCGTCACCGCGGTGACCGCGGCGTCCACCCTCAACGGCTACCGCCCACTGGCGCGAAAAGGGTACCTGTCGCTCTTCTCGTGGATGTTCGGGCTGGTGGTCACCGAGCTGCCTCTGCAAACGCTTCTCAGCCAGCTCGGGGGACTGGCGCTGACCGCTCGGCGCCTCAACCCGCCGGTCCGCGCCGCGGCCTGGCTGGTGGCGGCCGTCTCGGCGGTGGGCCTGGCGAACTTCAGCCGCGCCGGCCACCTGGCGAACGCCCCGCTCAGCGAGGCCCTGGACCGCGGCCTGGGACCGGCGCGACGCACCGAGTCCGCGGGCCTGTGGCGCCGGCCGGCCGGCGCCGGCATCGCCAAGGCGCCGGGATTCCTGCGCATGATGCGGATCTACCGCGATTACGCCCACGACTCCGACATCAGTTACGGCGAATACGGGAGCGCGAACTTCCTCGACATCTGGCGCCGCCCGGACCTCGACCCGAGCGGCAAGGCACCGGTGCTCTTCCAGATCCCCGGCGGTGCGTGGACGACGGGAAACAAACGCGGGCAGGCCCATCCGCTGATGAGCCACCTCGCCGAGCTGGGCTGGATCTGTGTGGCGGTCAACTACCGGCACAGCCCGCGCAACACCTGGCCCGACCACATCGTCGACGTCAAGCGCGCCCTCGCCTGGGTCAAGGCGCACATCGCCGAGTACGGCGGCGACCCCGAATTCATCGCCATCACCGGCGGTTCGGCCGGCGGCCACCTGTCGTCGCTGGCGGCGCTGACGCCGAACGACCCGCAATTCCAGCCCGGGTTCGAAGACGCCGACACCCGGGTGCAAGCCGCCGTCCCGTTCTACGGCGTCTACGACTTCACCCGGTTCGACGACGCGATGCACCCGATGATGCCGGGCCTGCTCGTCAAATCGGTTCTCAAGCAACGGCCCTCGACGCACATGCAGACATTCGTCACCGCTTCGCCGGTCAACCACGTCGGCCCCGACGCTCCCCCGTTCTTCGTGTTGCACGGACGCAACGACTCGCTGGTTCCCGTCGAGCAGGCGCGCGGGTTCGTCACGGCGCTGCGCGAGGCCAGCAGGCAGCCCGTCGTCTACGCCGAATTGCCTTGCACCCAGCACGCGTTCGACATCTTCGGCTCGGCGCGCGCGGCCCACACGGCCGTCGCCGTCGAACAGTTCCTCGCCGAGGTCTACGCGTCGCGGCGCCAAGCCGAGGTCGCCTAG
- a CDS encoding protease inhibitor I42 family protein codes for MKIRLLVAVVLFVAFALVGCNFASRNPPSTRTLQVPMNDILKQKTITQSITLAVGNTLVVTLGSNYTTPFRWAPDMKVSDPSVIKQISHEFVHPTTDALGAPGSEVWTFSALKAGTTRITTSYASIVGRNARPACTYTADVTVQ; via the coding sequence GTGAAGATCAGGCTGCTCGTGGCAGTCGTCCTGTTCGTTGCGTTCGCGCTTGTCGGCTGCAATTTCGCCTCCAGAAACCCGCCGTCAACCAGGACGCTGCAGGTTCCCATGAACGACATCCTCAAGCAGAAGACCATCACCCAGAGCATCACGCTTGCCGTCGGCAACACGCTCGTGGTGACGCTCGGCTCGAACTACACCACCCCTTTCCGCTGGGCGCCGGACATGAAGGTCAGCGACCCGTCGGTGATCAAGCAGATCAGTCACGAGTTCGTGCACCCGACCACAGACGCGCTGGGCGCGCCGGGCTCGGAGGTCTGGACGTTTTCGGCCTTGAAGGCGGGGACGACGCGCATCACCACGTCCTACGCGAGCATCGTGGGCCGCAACGCCCGACCCGCGTGTACGTACACGGCCGACGTGACCGTCCAGTAG
- the fdxA gene encoding ferredoxin yields MTYVIAEPCVDIKDKACIEECPVDCIYEGGRMLYIHPDECVDCGACEPVCPVESIYYEDDLPSEYSQYTQINADFFAELGSPGGASKVGLTENDPAAVKALESRAEAT; encoded by the coding sequence ATGACCTACGTGATCGCCGAGCCCTGCGTCGACATCAAGGACAAGGCCTGCATCGAGGAGTGCCCCGTCGACTGCATCTACGAGGGCGGCCGGATGCTCTACATCCACCCCGACGAGTGCGTGGACTGCGGCGCCTGCGAGCCGGTGTGCCCGGTCGAGTCCATCTACTACGAGGACGACCTGCCGTCGGAGTACAGCCAGTACACGCAGATCAACGCGGACTTCTTCGCCGAGCTCGGCTCGCCCGGTGGCGCGTCGAAGGTCGGGCTGACCGAGAACGACCCCGCCGCCGTGAAGGCGCTGGAGAGCCGGGCCGAGGCGACCTGA